A single genomic interval of Terriglobus albidus harbors:
- a CDS encoding PQQ-binding-like beta-propeller repeat protein produces the protein MRRFCWNKLLLPAVLLLGGGAAAWAVNILTEGVDVGRTGWVQGDKSFTVQNVKNMKLLWKVQLDSKPREMHNLFPPLLVENVETPAGKKNIAVVVGVLDELYGLDANTGNTIWHVTYKTDYQPPKTSATLCPGGQTAVPVVVRGEKSGDWTVWAIGWDGYLRKMNVADGKELEAPEKFIPANGKPYALNYLNGVIYTSTAQGCGGLTNSTFAYDTKTRIATAFIPSGGGLWGRRGVGLSPDGESYMGTGDGVWDVENGHLGNGIIGVKLDKSGELQLNDFYAPKNAEYMFKRDLDVNVTPVSVDWKGHKLLIGTSKECRLWLLDRDNLGGDDHRTPLAQTPLLCNLNGNFAEEGVWGAISTYVDAKGDLYVVVPFFGPANPKYIGATHYAPAPKMGGGGVTTLKVTETGGKFGFTPVWTSEDIDHPDEAVILNGVIFVNGSGEDARQQWDDNYWDKTPEMLPKGPWSQQSNTRIHYSRHAVLVALDAATGKMLWSSGNQIASWNHFAGITAANGRVYIPSYDGMMYCFGVAK, from the coding sequence ATGCGTCGATTCTGCTGGAACAAACTGCTGTTACCTGCCGTGTTGCTGTTGGGCGGCGGGGCGGCCGCATGGGCGGTAAACATCCTGACCGAGGGCGTCGATGTGGGACGCACCGGCTGGGTTCAGGGAGACAAGTCCTTCACGGTACAGAACGTGAAGAACATGAAGCTGCTGTGGAAGGTGCAGCTCGACTCCAAACCGCGCGAGATGCACAACCTCTTCCCGCCGCTGCTGGTAGAAAACGTCGAAACTCCTGCGGGCAAAAAGAACATCGCCGTTGTGGTAGGCGTGCTGGATGAGCTCTATGGCCTGGATGCGAATACGGGCAACACAATCTGGCATGTGACTTACAAGACCGACTATCAACCACCCAAGACGAGCGCTACACTCTGCCCCGGCGGTCAGACGGCGGTGCCGGTGGTTGTTCGCGGCGAGAAGTCTGGCGATTGGACCGTCTGGGCGATCGGTTGGGACGGCTATCTGCGCAAGATGAACGTTGCCGACGGAAAAGAGCTGGAGGCGCCAGAGAAGTTCATTCCAGCGAACGGCAAGCCGTACGCGCTGAACTATCTGAATGGTGTGATCTACACCAGCACTGCGCAGGGCTGCGGCGGTTTGACCAACTCGACCTTTGCTTATGACACGAAGACCCGCATCGCAACGGCGTTTATCCCTTCAGGCGGTGGGCTATGGGGACGGCGCGGAGTCGGGCTCAGCCCCGACGGCGAGAGCTACATGGGAACCGGTGACGGAGTGTGGGATGTAGAGAACGGCCATCTCGGTAACGGCATCATTGGCGTAAAACTCGACAAGTCTGGCGAACTGCAGTTGAACGACTTCTACGCACCGAAGAATGCCGAGTACATGTTCAAGCGCGACCTGGATGTGAATGTGACCCCGGTCTCCGTGGACTGGAAGGGGCATAAGCTGCTGATCGGCACATCGAAGGAGTGCCGCCTCTGGCTGCTGGACCGCGATAACCTCGGCGGTGACGACCATCGCACTCCGCTGGCGCAGACACCGCTGCTTTGTAACCTCAACGGCAACTTCGCGGAAGAAGGCGTGTGGGGAGCGATCAGCACCTACGTGGATGCGAAGGGCGATCTGTACGTGGTAGTGCCGTTTTTCGGTCCTGCCAATCCGAAGTACATCGGCGCAACTCACTACGCACCCGCACCGAAGATGGGTGGCGGTGGTGTGACGACGCTGAAGGTAACGGAGACCGGCGGCAAGTTCGGCTTTACGCCAGTGTGGACCAGCGAAGATATCGATCATCCCGATGAAGCCGTGATCCTGAATGGTGTGATCTTTGTGAATGGCTCCGGAGAAGATGCGCGTCAGCAGTGGGACGACAACTACTGGGATAAGACGCCGGAGATGCTGCCCAAGGGGCCGTGGTCACAGCAGTCGAACACGCGTATTCACTACTCAAGGCACGCGGTGTTGGTAGCGCTGGACGCAGCTACCGGAAAGATGCTGTGGTCGAGCGGCAACCAGATCGCGAGCTGGAATCACTTCGCGGGAATCACCGCAGCGAATGGACGCGTGTATATCCCCAGTTATGACGGCATGATGTATTGCTTCGGAGTTGCCAAATGA
- a CDS encoding helix-hairpin-helix domain-containing protein translates to MRGLRLPLAVVAATVAALLCSARGAQAQQLPEGPTRDLVTSTCSRCHEFDRVLSQHQDKDGWSAIVNKMVGLGLQASDDDIKKIVDYLATNLPAEKVEKLNINKMTAVQFETTLGIPRPLSRAIIEYRDKNGDFKTLDDLKKVPGVDPAKVEAKKDRLTV, encoded by the coding sequence ATGCGTGGTCTTCGCCTCCCTCTCGCCGTTGTCGCCGCTACCGTGGCAGCTCTCCTCTGCTCCGCCCGCGGAGCCCAGGCGCAACAACTGCCGGAAGGTCCCACCCGCGACCTGGTGACCAGCACCTGCTCACGCTGCCATGAGTTCGACCGCGTACTCTCGCAGCATCAGGACAAGGATGGTTGGAGCGCCATCGTCAACAAGATGGTCGGACTCGGTCTGCAGGCCAGCGACGACGACATCAAGAAGATCGTGGACTACCTGGCCACGAACCTGCCGGCGGAGAAGGTCGAAAAGCTGAACATCAACAAAATGACCGCCGTGCAATTTGAAACCACACTCGGCATTCCTCGCCCCCTCTCCCGGGCCATCATCGAGTACCGCGATAAGAACGGTGATTTCAAAACACTCGACGACCTCAAGAAAGTTCCGGGCGTAGACCCGGCCAAGGTCGAAGCAAAGAAAGACCGGCTGACAGTCTAA
- a CDS encoding phosphoribosylanthranilate isomerase, with protein MWVKICANTNLDDAKLAAELGADALGFVFAAASSRRMTPEQVAPIVQELPESIEKVGVFAELDLAAIRAAVEYAGLTGVQLHGDYTPELILGLRKGLSTPVTILQTLHWQVTAGLEQAEAFEASTRRIAEDGLAARLLVDAKTASASGGTGTAFDWNLARASFEIARRGMPIILAGGLRPENVAEAIRTLRPWGVDVASGVESAPGKKDPEKLQAFITNARQAERNGA; from the coding sequence ATGTGGGTAAAGATCTGCGCCAATACGAACCTGGATGACGCGAAGCTCGCCGCAGAGCTGGGAGCGGATGCGCTTGGGTTTGTCTTCGCCGCTGCGAGCTCGCGTCGGATGACGCCCGAACAGGTGGCGCCGATTGTGCAGGAGCTGCCGGAATCGATCGAGAAGGTCGGTGTCTTCGCCGAGCTTGATCTGGCCGCCATTCGCGCGGCGGTGGAGTATGCCGGGCTGACAGGGGTGCAGCTGCACGGGGATTACACCCCAGAGCTGATCCTGGGACTGCGCAAGGGACTGAGCACGCCGGTCACGATTCTGCAGACGCTGCACTGGCAGGTGACCGCCGGGCTGGAACAGGCTGAGGCCTTTGAGGCGAGTACGCGTCGCATCGCGGAAGATGGGTTGGCCGCGCGGCTGCTGGTCGATGCGAAGACTGCTTCTGCCAGCGGAGGCACAGGGACGGCCTTCGATTGGAATCTGGCGCGGGCGAGTTTTGAGATAGCGCGACGGGGAATGCCTATCATCCTCGCAGGAGGTCTCAGGCCGGAGAATGTGGCCGAGGCCATCCGGACGCTACGCCCGTGGGGCGTGGATGTGGCCAGCGGCGTGGAAAGCGCGCCCGGGAAGAAAGATCCTGAGAAACTGCAGGCGTTCATCACGAACGCCAGGCAAGCTGAGAGAAACGGAGCCTAG
- the trpC gene encoding indole-3-glycerol phosphate synthase TrpC has protein sequence MSSHLERILANTRIEVSARKAAAEFAALEEAAAAHTPRGFARALRERAETGPAVIAELKKASPSKGLIRAEFEPVALGTELEAAGAACLSVLTDEVFFLGGLENLRRVSAAVKIPCLRKDFMVEPFQVLEARAAGADAILLIMAALGDEDLRVLRDTARTYGLDVLCEVHDQEELDRALQLDCECVGVNSRNLKTFDVSIERAVELASQLPDGVVRVAESGIASRQDVENLRVAGFDAFLIGETLMRQPSPGAMLRELIG, from the coding sequence ATGTCGAGTCATCTGGAACGTATTCTGGCCAATACCCGCATAGAAGTCTCTGCCCGCAAGGCAGCCGCCGAGTTTGCTGCTCTGGAAGAAGCAGCGGCGGCACATACTCCGCGAGGCTTTGCCCGCGCACTGCGTGAGCGTGCGGAGACCGGACCTGCCGTGATTGCGGAGTTGAAGAAGGCGTCGCCCTCCAAGGGGCTGATCCGGGCAGAGTTTGAGCCGGTGGCTCTGGGCACTGAGCTTGAAGCGGCAGGGGCGGCCTGTCTCTCGGTGTTGACCGACGAGGTCTTCTTTCTGGGTGGCCTTGAGAATCTGCGCCGTGTCTCGGCCGCAGTGAAGATTCCCTGCCTGCGCAAGGACTTCATGGTCGAGCCCTTCCAGGTGCTGGAAGCCCGCGCCGCCGGTGCGGATGCCATTCTGCTGATCATGGCGGCGCTTGGAGATGAAGATCTGCGGGTGCTGCGCGATACCGCGCGCACCTATGGCCTGGATGTGTTGTGCGAGGTGCACGATCAGGAGGAGTTGGATCGTGCGCTGCAGTTGGATTGCGAGTGCGTCGGTGTGAACAGCCGCAATTTGAAGACCTTCGATGTCTCCATCGAACGTGCGGTGGAGCTGGCATCGCAGCTTCCGGACGGTGTAGTGCGAGTTGCGGAGAGCGGCATTGCTTCGCGGCAGGATGTTGAGAATCTGCGTGTGGCGGGCTTCGATGCCTTCCTTATCGGCGAGACATTGATGCGTCAGCCCTCGCCGGGCGCCATGCTGCGTGAGCTGATCGGATAA
- a CDS encoding outer membrane beta-barrel protein, translating into MKFRRLSLLLALTVGVFTVSARAQLGVYGTVNVQQVSVSGKNVAPVGGGGGVYYDFKQIGRIKLGADVRGSVASSKQGNDNGFNGVGTRIHTALGGVRASTTLPVNWIKPYLQGSVGWGGSNFGASQNISGGLAYEAFAGVDLKVAPIMDVRLAEFGIGSIHANNSNHELKTISFGVVLHLP; encoded by the coding sequence ATGAAATTCCGTCGCCTTTCGCTGTTGCTCGCCCTTACTGTTGGTGTCTTTACCGTTTCTGCCCGTGCCCAGTTGGGCGTCTATGGCACTGTGAATGTGCAGCAGGTAAGTGTCAGCGGAAAGAATGTTGCTCCGGTCGGTGGCGGCGGCGGCGTTTATTACGACTTCAAACAGATCGGCCGCATCAAGCTCGGTGCCGATGTCCGCGGCAGTGTCGCCAGCAGCAAACAGGGCAACGATAACGGCTTCAACGGCGTAGGAACCCGCATTCATACCGCCCTCGGCGGCGTGCGTGCCAGCACTACGCTTCCCGTGAACTGGATCAAGCCTTATCTGCAGGGTTCAGTCGGCTGGGGTGGCAGCAACTTCGGAGCCTCACAGAATATCAGCGGTGGACTTGCCTATGAGGCCTTTGCCGGCGTTGACCTGAAGGTCGCTCCCATCATGGATGTCCGCCTGGCCGAGTTCGGCATCGGCTCGATTCATGCGAACAACAGTAATCACGAGTTGAAGACCATCAGCTTCGGCGTTGTTCTCCATCTGCCGTAA
- a CDS encoding M28 family peptidase, with protein MPRIPLLASALVLTSVLHAQTKDWTPAADAWWSHVQYLADDKLEGRRAGSPGYFKAVEYVETQFKQIGLKPAGTNGYGQDIELVPTSIDVEKSSFAVDNLRYELPAELQLNAHVDGAGTVDAPMVFLGYGLSLPKKHVDDITGEDLKGKVVVIYGGAPANLLGPQRAYSRIAGERWRALHAAGAIGMVLFTPPRPGAPPNPAAGNRNAPPPVMLYADPALENLPGMKVYAALTEKGAEKLFASAGHSFAEIKASGDAGKPLAHFAFPGTLHATTAIKTAEHLHAPNVVGLLEGADTKLKKEYLVISAHLDHLGIGRPVDGDNLYNGAMDNASGVASLIETAKLLAAGARPKRSILFVALAAEEMGELGSQYFATRPTVPKSAIVADLNMDMYLPLFPLRYLEIQGLGESTLGNDARAVCQLNDVEPQFDKQPDENRFIRSDQVNFVKQGIPALAFKFGWTPGSPEEKTFNTWVAVRYHRPSDDLNQPVDKVGAAQFTSLLAQLATRVADAKGRPEWYPESSFAATKVAAK; from the coding sequence GTGCCGCGTATTCCGCTGCTTGCTTCTGCGCTCGTTCTGACCTCAGTTCTTCACGCCCAGACAAAAGACTGGACCCCTGCCGCAGATGCCTGGTGGTCGCACGTGCAATACCTGGCCGATGACAAACTGGAGGGCCGGCGCGCCGGTTCGCCAGGGTACTTCAAGGCTGTGGAATATGTGGAAACTCAGTTCAAACAGATTGGGCTGAAGCCTGCTGGAACCAATGGATACGGGCAGGATATTGAACTCGTGCCCACATCCATTGACGTGGAAAAATCGAGCTTCGCTGTGGATAACCTCCGGTACGAGCTGCCTGCGGAGCTGCAGCTGAACGCCCATGTGGATGGGGCCGGAACGGTGGATGCGCCGATGGTCTTTCTCGGTTATGGGCTGTCACTTCCGAAGAAGCACGTGGATGACATCACCGGCGAAGATCTGAAGGGCAAGGTAGTGGTGATCTACGGCGGTGCTCCGGCGAACTTGCTGGGGCCGCAGCGTGCCTATTCCCGCATCGCTGGGGAGCGCTGGAGGGCGCTGCATGCTGCAGGCGCCATCGGCATGGTGCTGTTTACGCCGCCGCGTCCGGGGGCTCCGCCGAACCCCGCAGCGGGAAATCGTAACGCTCCGCCGCCGGTCATGCTGTATGCCGATCCTGCGCTGGAGAACCTGCCCGGCATGAAGGTCTATGCCGCGCTTACAGAGAAGGGAGCGGAGAAGCTCTTCGCTTCCGCCGGGCATAGCTTCGCCGAGATCAAGGCCTCTGGCGACGCCGGCAAGCCGCTGGCTCACTTCGCTTTTCCGGGAACGCTGCATGCGACGACTGCCATCAAGACTGCGGAGCACCTTCATGCCCCGAACGTCGTTGGCCTGCTGGAGGGCGCGGATACGAAGCTGAAGAAGGAGTACCTGGTCATCAGCGCGCACCTTGACCACCTGGGGATTGGGCGTCCTGTGGATGGTGACAACCTCTACAACGGAGCGATGGATAATGCCTCCGGTGTAGCTTCGCTGATCGAGACGGCGAAGCTGCTGGCGGCAGGTGCTCGCCCGAAGCGGTCGATTCTGTTTGTGGCGCTCGCAGCCGAGGAGATGGGCGAGCTGGGATCGCAGTACTTTGCGACCAGGCCAACGGTGCCGAAATCGGCGATCGTTGCTGACCTGAACATGGATATGTATCTGCCTCTGTTCCCGCTGCGCTACCTGGAGATTCAAGGGCTTGGTGAGTCGACGCTGGGGAACGACGCCCGCGCCGTGTGCCAGTTGAACGATGTGGAGCCGCAGTTCGACAAACAGCCGGATGAGAACCGGTTTATCCGCTCGGACCAGGTGAACTTTGTGAAGCAGGGCATTCCGGCCCTGGCCTTCAAGTTCGGCTGGACCCCGGGCTCCCCGGAGGAGAAGACCTTCAATACCTGGGTAGCGGTGCGCTATCACCGGCCCTCCGACGATCTGAATCAGCCGGTGGACAAGGTTGGCGCAGCCCAGTTCACCAGTCTGCTGGCGCAACTGGCAACGCGGGTCGCCGATGCCAAGGGCAGACCGGAGTGGTACCCGGAGAGCTCATTCGCTGCGACGAAAGTAGCCGCGAAGTAG
- a CDS encoding capsule assembly Wzi family protein, translating to MAEAHIAINYEDDDVAGPIFAALDKEFRSESTIIDGGRNASAGIESAYSRVTGIAGTPIRDGFHFASTITNDFGRPFGNGINSYDGLSGSAQFGPFAVYGRAEYQYASAMPEYSTATKQFLAANDVLPVGWNLRSGTTSRLRPIEAYVSLNLANWQLSFGQQSLWWAPDRSTSLILSNNAEALPMFRITRAKPATLPSFLSKLGPVHLDMFLARQGGVHYVGLGSTFAVHGTPDKPLKQPPYLWGFAFTVKPTEYLELGFAHTVIFAGYSRPLTFETFFHTFSVDGNGQEIEPGKRVTAFNFAYHPPFLRQSLVLYSEAMAWDNPIQGKFVGRYAFSPGIYIPQMPKLPKLDLRLEAAYTDLPKLPIQGYFYTNHHYIEGYTNYGQILGSWVGPQGIGGEASSTYWFSPRTKASISYRKMVSDVGYFQGGHRDDVSGKLIWTPNASTEISGDLQYGHWNFPAVSPTSKSDFTTTIQIRFFPQNHRDH from the coding sequence TTGGCTGAGGCACACATTGCCATCAATTACGAGGATGACGATGTAGCAGGTCCCATATTTGCAGCGTTAGATAAGGAATTTCGTAGCGAATCCACAATTATCGACGGAGGCCGAAACGCATCCGCAGGAATAGAGAGCGCCTATAGCCGCGTAACCGGCATCGCTGGAACCCCGATACGGGATGGCTTTCATTTTGCGTCGACGATCACCAACGACTTCGGACGGCCGTTTGGTAATGGAATCAACTCCTACGACGGTCTATCAGGATCTGCACAGTTTGGTCCGTTTGCGGTGTATGGGCGAGCGGAATACCAATATGCGTCCGCGATGCCGGAGTACAGTACCGCGACCAAACAGTTCCTTGCCGCCAACGACGTTCTTCCGGTGGGATGGAATCTACGCTCCGGCACGACAAGTCGCTTGCGGCCGATTGAAGCTTATGTCTCTTTGAACCTCGCGAACTGGCAGCTTTCCTTTGGGCAGCAGAGTCTTTGGTGGGCGCCGGACCGCAGCACGTCCTTGATCCTGTCGAATAATGCCGAAGCTCTGCCGATGTTTCGAATCACTCGCGCTAAGCCGGCGACCCTCCCGAGCTTTCTCAGCAAACTGGGCCCCGTGCACCTCGATATGTTTCTAGCGCGCCAAGGTGGAGTCCATTATGTGGGACTTGGCAGTACGTTTGCGGTTCATGGCACCCCAGACAAACCGTTGAAGCAGCCTCCGTATCTATGGGGTTTCGCCTTCACCGTCAAGCCTACGGAGTACCTTGAGCTTGGCTTTGCGCATACTGTGATCTTTGCCGGTTATAGCCGTCCGCTTACCTTTGAAACCTTCTTCCACACATTCTCCGTAGATGGAAATGGGCAAGAGATCGAGCCTGGCAAGCGTGTCACAGCGTTCAACTTCGCTTATCATCCTCCCTTCCTGCGGCAAAGCCTGGTGCTCTATAGCGAGGCCATGGCCTGGGATAATCCGATTCAGGGAAAGTTTGTTGGGCGCTATGCCTTCTCTCCGGGGATCTATATCCCGCAGATGCCGAAACTGCCAAAGCTGGATCTCCGTTTGGAAGCGGCTTACACCGACCTGCCCAAACTACCGATCCAGGGCTACTTTTACACGAACCACCACTACATTGAGGGCTATACCAATTACGGTCAGATCCTTGGGAGTTGGGTTGGCCCCCAGGGGATTGGTGGAGAGGCTTCCAGCACCTATTGGTTTTCGCCTCGGACAAAAGCCTCAATCAGTTATCGGAAGATGGTCTCAGATGTCGGGTACTTCCAGGGCGGCCATCGGGATGACGTTTCAGGAAAGCTGATTTGGACGCCCAACGCTTCCACAGAAATCTCCGGAGACCTGCAGTACGGGCATTGGAACTTTCCAGCAGTGTCTCCAACATCAAAGTCCGATTTCACGACAACAATCCAGATTCGATTCTTCCCGCAAAATCATCGTGATCACTAG